The following are encoded in a window of Lactobacillus acidophilus genomic DNA:
- a CDS encoding calcium-translocating P-type ATPase, PMCA-type: MDNHRLSPWSIDKKQVLENTETNKSGLSEDEVRIRQKDGLNELQARPTKTIFRMLKEQISDPMIMILLGASLFSTIFGEYVEAIIIALIVVLNTIISIAQEKKAQSSLEALRDMSAPMAHVIRQGCEKVIPAKEIVIGDIVNLHDGDMVPADLRLIESVDLKIQEASLTGESVPSEKDANVILKEDCSLGDRKNMAFSSTIVTYGRGQGVVIATGMNTEMGAIADMLEDQTEVETPLKRKLASVGKILTIIGLIICVLVFALGAIYQRPLLPQFLVAISLAISIIPEGLPATATIVMALGVKRMVKRNALIKKLPAVETLGSATVICSDKTGTLTLNKMTVTHVAVNDFTKTVEVKNIIKNDSYQAMAYAGALCNDASLKNDQEIGDPTEVALIPFAGKLGFDQERLKQKYPRLFEQPFDSERKRMTTVHKIKDNYIAFTKGAADELLPLCSHIMDKQGIRSITETDRKQIGNLIHKMSKDALRVLGFATKTIAEIPKKGADLENNLTFIGISGMIDPPRSEVADSVKTCRQAGIRTIMITGDHKITALAIAKKLNIYQKGDLAISGTELAKMSDEELGKAIKNTTVFARVSPADKLRIVQILKRNGEVTAMTGDGVNDSPALKAADIGIAMGKTGTDVAKDVADMILLDDSFTTIADAIKEGRRVYRNIQKVIQFLLVGNIAEITSLFIATLFNWDAPLLAVHILWVNLATATLPALALGVDPASKNIMKHKPVKTGTLFEKDLVGRVITQGIFVAMLTLSAYFIGMITGNNVVGQTMAFSVLALSQMLRAFNQHSNTDPIWKRATGMNIWLFVSFAVSALFMGVILFTPALQKIFYLTSLSMGQWLIVITLALLSIGQVEVVKGFQKFRTASNLIEE, encoded by the coding sequence ATGGATAATCACAGGTTAAGCCCCTGGAGTATAGACAAAAAACAGGTGCTTGAAAATACTGAAACAAATAAATCTGGTTTAAGCGAAGATGAGGTTCGAATACGTCAAAAAGATGGCTTAAATGAACTTCAAGCTAGACCAACTAAAACTATTTTTCGGATGCTCAAAGAGCAAATTAGTGATCCAATGATTATGATTTTATTAGGAGCATCCCTGTTTTCAACAATTTTTGGTGAATATGTAGAAGCGATCATAATTGCGTTAATTGTAGTATTAAATACAATTATTAGTATTGCTCAAGAGAAAAAAGCTCAATCTTCACTTGAAGCCTTACGTGATATGAGTGCGCCAATGGCTCATGTCATTCGTCAAGGTTGCGAAAAAGTAATCCCTGCTAAAGAGATAGTAATTGGTGATATCGTTAATTTACATGATGGTGATATGGTACCAGCAGATTTACGCTTGATTGAATCAGTAGATTTAAAAATTCAAGAAGCATCTTTAACGGGAGAATCAGTTCCAAGTGAAAAAGATGCAAATGTGATTTTGAAAGAGGATTGCAGTTTAGGTGACCGGAAAAACATGGCATTTAGTTCTACGATTGTAACGTATGGTCGAGGACAAGGTGTAGTAATTGCAACAGGTATGAATACTGAAATGGGTGCAATTGCTGATATGTTAGAAGATCAAACGGAAGTTGAAACGCCACTTAAGCGCAAACTTGCTAGTGTAGGTAAAATTTTAACGATTATCGGTTTAATTATCTGTGTGCTTGTATTTGCCTTAGGTGCAATTTATCAGCGCCCATTGTTGCCACAATTCTTGGTAGCAATTTCGTTAGCGATTTCTATTATTCCGGAAGGGTTGCCTGCTACAGCTACAATTGTGATGGCATTAGGTGTTAAGCGAATGGTTAAACGCAACGCCTTAATTAAAAAATTACCAGCAGTAGAAACTTTAGGTAGTGCAACTGTGATTTGTTCCGATAAAACTGGAACGTTAACTTTAAATAAAATGACGGTGACACACGTTGCAGTAAATGATTTTACTAAGACTGTTGAAGTGAAAAACATTATAAAAAATGATAGCTATCAAGCAATGGCATATGCTGGAGCACTTTGTAACGATGCTAGTCTTAAAAATGATCAGGAAATTGGTGATCCTACTGAAGTAGCATTAATTCCTTTTGCTGGAAAGTTGGGATTTGACCAGGAAAGATTAAAGCAAAAATATCCACGTTTGTTCGAGCAGCCGTTTGATTCTGAAAGAAAGAGAATGACGACTGTACATAAAATAAAGGATAACTACATTGCCTTTACCAAAGGCGCTGCGGATGAGTTATTACCGCTATGTAGTCACATTATGGACAAACAAGGGATTCGATCAATTACTGAAACAGACCGTAAACAAATTGGCAATTTGATTCATAAAATGTCCAAAGATGCCTTACGTGTTTTAGGTTTCGCGACAAAAACTATTGCCGAGATTCCCAAAAAAGGTGCCGATTTGGAAAATAATTTAACCTTTATCGGAATAAGCGGAATGATTGATCCACCGCGTTCAGAAGTTGCAGATTCCGTTAAAACTTGTCGTCAGGCTGGTATCCGTACAATTATGATTACAGGTGATCACAAGATAACTGCTTTAGCAATTGCTAAAAAGTTAAATATTTATCAAAAAGGTGATTTAGCGATATCTGGGACGGAGCTAGCTAAAATGTCAGATGAAGAATTGGGTAAAGCAATTAAAAATACAACGGTTTTTGCCCGTGTTTCTCCTGCTGATAAATTGCGTATCGTTCAAATCTTGAAGCGTAACGGTGAAGTAACTGCAATGACTGGTGATGGTGTAAATGACTCGCCAGCTTTAAAGGCAGCGGATATCGGTATTGCTATGGGTAAGACTGGTACTGACGTCGCTAAAGATGTGGCTGACATGATCTTACTTGATGATAGCTTTACTACGATTGCAGACGCGATTAAAGAAGGACGCAGAGTATATCGTAATATTCAAAAAGTAATTCAATTTTTACTAGTTGGAAATATTGCTGAAATTACCAGTTTGTTTATTGCCACATTATTTAACTGGGATGCGCCGCTTCTTGCAGTTCATATTTTATGGGTAAACTTAGCAACTGCTACATTACCAGCACTTGCATTGGGCGTTGATCCAGCAAGTAAAAATATTATGAAACATAAGCCGGTAAAAACAGGCACTTTATTTGAAAAAGACCTTGTTGGACGTGTTATTACCCAGGGAATATTTGTCGCTATGCTGACATTATCTGCCTACTTTATTGGCATGATAACTGGCAACAATGTAGTAGGGCAAACAATGGCTTTCAGTGTTTTAGCATTATCGCAAATGCTTAGAGCATTTAATCAGCATTCAAATACTGATCCGATCTGGAAAAGAGCGACCGGTATGAATATTTGGTTATTTGTTTCCTTTGCTGTTTCTGCTTTGTTTATGGGGGTAATTCTCTTTACACCAGCATTACAAAAGATATTCTACTTAACTAGTTTATCAATGGGACAATGGCTAATTGTAATAACATTAGCGTTACTTTCAATTGGACAAGTTGAAGTAGTTAAAGGGTTCCAAAAATTCCGTACAGCAAGTAATTTAATTGAAGAATAG
- a CDS encoding TcaA 3rd/4th domain-containing protein, with protein MKNKKIWIIGIIIVLIGAFIGWGNFYYTKDRQISRIINNLQDPKVDMSKNVVASTPDMDITSQSLKPLQSYFKEHTKAAKQLNYNLRHNRDNGEIKLVQDGRHFLFFTRYKLWVQCYRPQIQTNHANSSLTINGKNLGQMEGGNQNYYQDLGLVFPGRYHVLVKSKVNGRNLDADSIVNIWSNKTVNMNIKTATFQVHSVPNGIIYVNDRKVGKLNKYGNYTFKNYPIAKRMEIYIATKVDGQTVKSEKVTDLSQSISPEFSSSDDDVADYDSANANYQGNDEKDVYQDVEGDYIVNPIWPGLIKAQDAAKLLYDNFKEPDSTLFENGKENSDYKKIAEQVKKWKKKKDLKKYSVEVKIISVLPGKHNYSKVNYEVTFVKKYKDKSKKKEKLLYQDAVLHFVNKKQQIQTLGKCKLIKIKTSN; from the coding sequence ATGAAAAATAAAAAAATTTGGATTATAGGAATTATCATTGTTTTAATAGGCGCATTTATTGGCTGGGGTAATTTTTATTATACGAAAGATCGTCAAATTAGTCGTATTATAAATAATCTGCAAGATCCTAAGGTGGATATGTCTAAAAATGTGGTTGCATCGACACCAGATATGGATATAACTAGCCAAAGTTTAAAGCCGCTACAGAGTTATTTTAAAGAACATACTAAGGCAGCTAAACAGCTTAATTATAATTTACGCCATAATCGTGATAATGGTGAAATTAAGTTGGTGCAAGATGGTAGACACTTTTTGTTTTTTACCAGATATAAATTATGGGTTCAATGCTATCGCCCACAAATTCAAACTAATCATGCCAATTCAAGTTTAACCATTAATGGCAAAAATCTGGGACAAATGGAAGGCGGTAACCAAAATTACTACCAAGATTTAGGCTTAGTTTTTCCAGGTCGTTATCATGTTTTAGTTAAATCTAAAGTAAATGGCCGTAATCTCGACGCTGACTCAATTGTTAACATTTGGTCAAACAAGACTGTAAATATGAATATCAAGACTGCTACTTTCCAGGTACACAGTGTACCTAACGGAATTATATATGTTAACGATCGTAAAGTAGGTAAGCTTAATAAGTATGGTAATTATACTTTTAAAAACTACCCAATTGCCAAGCGAATGGAGATTTATATTGCTACGAAGGTTGATGGCCAGACAGTCAAATCTGAAAAAGTAACAGATTTATCACAATCAATTAGTCCAGAATTTAGTAGCAGTGATGATGATGTGGCTGACTATGATAGTGCTAATGCGAATTATCAAGGAAACGATGAAAAAGATGTTTACCAAGACGTAGAAGGCGACTATATTGTTAATCCAATTTGGCCAGGTTTAATAAAGGCTCAAGATGCTGCTAAACTTCTTTATGATAATTTTAAAGAACCAGACAGTACGTTATTTGAAAATGGAAAAGAAAATTCGGATTATAAGAAGATTGCTGAACAGGTTAAAAAATGGAAAAAGAAGAAGGATTTAAAGAAATATAGTGTAGAAGTAAAAATAATTTCTGTTCTACCAGGAAAGCATAATTACAGTAAAGTTAATTACGAAGTAACCTTTGTCAAAAAATATAAAGATAAAAGTAAAAAGAAAGAAAAATTATTGTACCAAGACGCTGTATTACACTTCGTAAATAAAAAACAGCAAATTCAAACTTTAGGAAAGTGCAAATTAATAAAAATTAAAACTAGTAATTAA
- a CDS encoding ABC transporter ATP-binding protein, which yields MNEILMVDNITKTYGKKGEKQYQALKGVNFKVASGEFVAIMGASGSGKTTLLNILSTLDKPTTGQVCINGKDISNLNANQMADFRSKEIGFIFQDFNLLENLTNRENIALPLSLRGISTNRINPLVDKIAEKLSIAEILSKYPAEISGGQKQRVASARALVHEPAMLLADEPTGALDSKSARELLNTMENLNKRDGVTTLMVTHDPFSASFANRILFIKDGKIGEQMVKGDKSRTDFYHELIAHLGTEE from the coding sequence ATGAATGAAATTCTTATGGTGGATAACATCACTAAAACTTACGGTAAAAAAGGTGAAAAACAATACCAAGCTTTGAAAGGCGTTAACTTTAAAGTAGCTTCTGGTGAATTTGTCGCAATTATGGGTGCATCTGGTTCAGGTAAAACTACATTGCTTAACATTCTTTCAACGTTAGATAAGCCTACAACCGGTCAAGTCTGTATTAACGGTAAAGATATTAGTAATTTAAATGCTAATCAAATGGCAGATTTTCGTAGTAAAGAAATAGGTTTTATTTTCCAAGATTTTAATTTACTAGAAAATTTGACCAATCGTGAAAACATTGCTTTACCACTTAGTTTGCGCGGTATTTCGACTAATCGAATTAATCCACTTGTGGATAAGATTGCTGAAAAATTAAGTATTGCAGAAATACTAAGCAAGTATCCAGCAGAAATTTCAGGTGGTCAAAAACAGCGTGTTGCATCAGCTCGTGCATTGGTACATGAGCCAGCAATGCTTTTGGCCGATGAACCAACTGGTGCACTTGATTCTAAGAGTGCTAGAGAATTATTAAATACAATGGAAAACTTAAATAAGCGAGATGGTGTAACTACTTTGATGGTTACTCACGATCCATTTTCCGCTAGTTTTGCTAATCGAATTTTATTTATTAAAGACGGTAAAATTGGTGAACAAATGGTTAAAGGGGATAAATCTAGAACGGACTTTTATCATGAATTAATTGCTCACTTAGGTACTGAAGAATAG
- a CDS encoding FtsX-like permease family protein: protein MIWKLSLTGIKSRLKDYTVLFSGLVVASMIFYMFLSLAINPGFMSKDVNAPGQYLSFIFGFGIVLLAIITFIYLVYANSFLLSMRQHDYGMFMMLGAKSSRIGLLIFCETLLTGLIATILGIFIGFGLTALISKLLISNLGLKITHFQVILPAAIIWTLIFFIAVFFLAALRNVHKLVRSKVIDLLHENQKPIKISRKNGLKIAEAILGIALLAAGYYIMGMPASAIFFIIPAALITIVAGTYFTFNSLFTLIINFLLKRKNYAYCGIRVFTLGQLKFRIWDYTRILSVISLLFALALGAITVGLNFNSLKEQAINSTYYDATIVKNTADTMKNVAKLDLKTKSTYHYVETKKDVYFDRSEFEKAPLKDIKFKQNGNNFPTYKPITLKVSDLTKKDSYAAMILGMQTNTAKKTIKLVSSDKLNSIQGQKKFITFITVKNFVKDYPTLMKIEKNQLKVAPEMAESLQSTKPFSYQMILGFVSGFEFMGFFLGIAFLTMLASTLMFKVLSGAASDKLRYEMLYKIGTRRTVLKKSIRNEIGVLFLIPGILGVVDVLFGLRLFTALLPHPYMGFWLPFLIFIVLYFIYYIVTVKLYENIVLNK, encoded by the coding sequence ATGATTTGGAAATTATCTTTAACCGGGATTAAAAGCCGGCTAAAAGACTATACCGTCCTATTTTCAGGATTGGTTGTAGCTAGCATGATTTTTTACATGTTCTTGTCTTTAGCTATTAATCCAGGTTTTATGAGTAAGGATGTTAACGCACCAGGTCAATACCTGAGTTTTATCTTTGGCTTTGGGATCGTCTTATTAGCAATTATTACATTTATTTATTTGGTTTATGCAAATTCATTTTTATTGAGTATGCGGCAACATGATTATGGAATGTTCATGATGCTAGGAGCAAAAAGTTCCAGAATAGGCTTATTAATCTTCTGTGAAACTCTACTTACTGGACTTATTGCTACAATACTTGGAATTTTTATTGGTTTTGGCTTAACTGCCCTTATTTCAAAATTGTTGATTAGTAATCTTGGTCTTAAAATTACTCATTTTCAAGTAATTTTACCAGCTGCAATTATTTGGACGTTAATTTTCTTTATTGCTGTCTTTTTCTTAGCAGCATTAAGAAATGTTCATAAGCTTGTCCGCAGTAAGGTGATTGACCTTCTTCACGAAAATCAAAAACCAATTAAAATTAGTCGTAAAAATGGTTTAAAAATAGCTGAGGCTATTTTAGGTATTGCGTTGTTAGCTGCTGGTTATTACATTATGGGTATGCCAGCAAGTGCTATTTTCTTCATTATTCCAGCTGCTTTAATTACTATTGTGGCAGGTACATATTTCACATTCAATTCATTATTCACTCTCATTATTAATTTCTTACTTAAAAGAAAGAACTATGCATATTGCGGCATTCGCGTCTTTACTTTAGGTCAATTAAAGTTCAGAATCTGGGATTACACGCGTATTCTTTCAGTTATCTCACTACTTTTCGCATTGGCACTTGGTGCAATTACTGTTGGTCTTAACTTTAATTCATTAAAAGAGCAGGCAATAAATAGCACTTACTATGATGCTACAATTGTTAAAAACACTGCAGATACTATGAAGAATGTAGCTAAATTAGATCTTAAAACTAAATCAACTTATCACTATGTTGAAACTAAAAAAGACGTTTACTTTGATAGAAGTGAATTTGAAAAAGCTCCATTAAAAGACATTAAGTTTAAGCAAAATGGCAATAACTTCCCTACATACAAGCCAATTACTCTTAAGGTTAGCGATTTAACTAAAAAAGACAGCTATGCTGCTATGATTTTAGGGATGCAAACTAATACTGCCAAAAAGACAATCAAGCTGGTTTCTTCAGATAAATTAAATAGTATTCAAGGGCAAAAGAAATTTATTACTTTTATTACCGTAAAAAATTTTGTCAAAGATTATCCGACTTTGATGAAGATCGAGAAGAATCAACTCAAGGTTGCTCCAGAAATGGCAGAATCATTACAATCGACCAAACCATTCTCCTACCAAATGATACTTGGATTTGTCAGTGGGTTCGAATTTATGGGCTTTTTCCTCGGAATCGCCTTTCTCACCATGCTCGCTTCAACATTGATGTTCAAAGTATTAAGCGGCGCCGCCAGCGACAAGCTGCGTTACGAGATGCTTTATAAGATTGGCACTAGAAGAACAGTGCTTAAGAAGTCAATTAGAAATGAAATTGGTGTATTATTCCTTATCCCTGGTATTTTAGGAGTAGTGGATGTATTATTTGGTCTTCGCTTATTTACAGCATTGTTACCACATCCATATATGGGCTTTTGGTTACCATTCTTAATCTTCATTGTCCTTTACTTTATTTACTATATTGTGACTGTAAAACTTTACGAAAATATTGTTTTAAATAAATAG
- a CDS encoding histidine phosphatase family protein: MKRIYIVRHGQTYINRYNKMQGWCDTPLTEPGIEGAEQAGEALKEVPFDIALSSDLKRASDTCEIIMKHNVNKDELQHIASPFFREQFYGYFEGLDSEMAWRMIGGSHGYATRQELFAHESIDTIKDWIKEADPYHDAENAEEYWNRMDQGLKMISELDGAENILLVTHGFTIRSLWYRYGDNIPLVPGPQNASITIMTMSDKGEIKIPTWNKMHL; encoded by the coding sequence ATGAAACGAATTTACATTGTTCGTCATGGACAAACTTATATTAACCGTTATAACAAAATGCAAGGTTGGTGCGATACACCGTTAACTGAACCTGGAATTGAAGGAGCTGAACAAGCCGGAGAAGCTCTAAAAGAGGTTCCTTTTGATATTGCTTTATCTAGTGATTTAAAGCGTGCCAGTGATACCTGTGAAATCATTATGAAGCATAATGTTAATAAGGATGAGCTTCAACATATTGCCAGTCCATTTTTCAGAGAACAGTTTTATGGCTACTTCGAAGGATTAGATTCTGAAATGGCTTGGCGTATGATTGGTGGCAGCCACGGCTATGCAACTAGACAGGAATTATTTGCTCACGAAAGTATTGATACAATCAAGGATTGGATTAAAGAAGCTGATCCTTACCATGATGCTGAAAACGCAGAAGAATACTGGAACAGAATGGACCAAGGATTAAAGATGATTAGCGAACTTGATGGCGCAGAAAATATCTTGTTAGTTACTCACGGTTTTACAATTAGAAGTCTATGGTACCGCTATGGTGATAATATTCCTCTTGTACCAGGACCACAAAATGCATCTATTACTATCATGACAATGAGTGATAAAGGTGAAATCAAGATTCCTACTTGGAACAAAATGCATCTATAA
- a CDS encoding matrixin family metalloprotease — MRTFFKFCRNILLLTLIAFGIWSYQNDPNIQIATQDSLSTLNYRINQLLKNGTVTSSSKKNPEVKTDTDKTANDSTSDSRVWSKPEANVYIDIHDNMQLRSATIDAMNAWNRTGAFTFKQIDNKKNAQIIVNVVDDSGTDAAGETATTYNPATGHLLKATVHLNRYYLQNEWYGYSNNRIINTAEHELGHAIGLNHTNSVSVMYPKGSIYTIQPQDIKNLKKIYHEN; from the coding sequence ATGAGAACATTTTTTAAATTCTGTAGAAACATTCTCTTGCTCACATTAATTGCTTTTGGTATTTGGAGCTATCAAAATGATCCTAATATTCAAATCGCTACGCAAGATTCTCTTTCTACACTGAATTACCGTATCAATCAATTATTAAAAAACGGCACGGTAACTTCATCTAGTAAAAAAAATCCAGAAGTAAAGACAGATACTGATAAAACCGCCAACGACTCTACTTCAGATTCTCGCGTTTGGTCAAAACCAGAAGCGAATGTCTACATAGATATTCATGATAATATGCAATTACGCTCCGCAACAATTGATGCCATGAATGCTTGGAATAGAACAGGTGCATTCACATTTAAGCAAATTGATAATAAAAAGAATGCCCAAATTATTGTTAACGTCGTTGATGATAGCGGGACAGACGCTGCAGGCGAAACTGCAACTACTTATAATCCTGCAACAGGCCATTTGTTAAAAGCTACCGTTCACTTAAATCGCTATTATTTACAAAATGAATGGTATGGCTACAGCAACAATAGAATTATCAATACCGCAGAACATGAACTAGGTCACGCAATTGGTTTAAATCACACTAACTCAGTTTCTGTTATGTATCCTAAGGGTTCAATCTACACGATTCAGCCACAAGATATTAAAAACTTGAAAAAGATTTATCACGAGAATTAA
- the helD gene encoding RNA polymerase recycling motor HelD, translating to MATAKTESKEKEFEQKYLDNVMGQIKKQEKNLKQSIKSAEGEARELNSHFFDDVKLDYDGYSTSMETALSIHQQQQLLSEREHAWQHSAKQLDTVERLEKKPYFARIDFQEQGEKKPETIYIGLGSFADKDDHFLIYDWRAPISSIYYDGKLGKVSYNSPEGEITVDMTKKRQFMIENGEIVNMFDTNESIGDQMLLEVLSEKSSTQMKSIVTTIQQEQNKIIRNTSADLLFVQGAAGSGKTSAILQRIAFLLYRYRGNLTSSDVIMFSPNQLFNDYIKNVLPEMGEQNMVQMTYWQFVSRRLPGMTVENLFDQFEDNRADTNISKFKDSVNFFNLLTRYAKHLNQRGVVFKNIYFRDKKKPYFDKEKIKEIYYSFNSNYTLANRIEATREELIKMLNRKVTPETKKAWVSRTIEGMSQEQLNELYDRPDQEFESEAKEEAFLGRKIVLQSLKGVHKRILHNNFINMRAQYLSFLRAVPKMIDLSKWGIDVDEWLAHVEDVKNNFKKHSISMSDVSAYLYLYDMVTGRRTNYEMRYAFVDEIQDYTPFQLAYLKYNFPRAKFTMLGDLNQAIFTKDESRSLLKQISGLFDPEKTDVVQLTKSYRSTKELTDFTKQILRQGEKIESFNRKGPKPVIWGRDSEEKAINVLKKVLEDNEEHKLTTAVITKDLASAKKVHKELAKKGEKTTLIATANQRLVDGTLIIPSYLAKGLEFDAVVMWDASKENYHQIDETQLVYTVTSRAMYKLDIIYVGEKSPLLDVDPATYVEK from the coding sequence ATGGCTACAGCCAAAACCGAAAGTAAAGAAAAAGAATTTGAACAAAAGTACCTTGATAATGTGATGGGACAAATCAAGAAGCAAGAAAAAAATTTGAAACAGTCAATTAAATCAGCTGAAGGTGAAGCAAGAGAGCTTAATTCACACTTCTTTGACGATGTTAAGCTTGATTATGATGGCTACTCTACTTCAATGGAAACCGCGCTGTCAATTCACCAACAGCAACAATTATTAAGCGAACGTGAACATGCTTGGCAACACTCTGCTAAGCAGTTAGACACAGTAGAAAGATTAGAAAAAAAGCCTTATTTTGCACGAATCGATTTTCAAGAACAAGGCGAAAAAAAGCCAGAAACAATTTATATTGGTTTAGGATCTTTTGCTGATAAAGATGATCATTTCTTAATTTATGACTGGCGTGCTCCAATTTCATCAATTTATTATGATGGTAAATTAGGTAAAGTTTCTTATAATTCACCCGAAGGTGAAATTACGGTTGATATGACCAAGAAACGCCAATTTATGATCGAAAACGGTGAAATCGTTAATATGTTTGATACTAATGAATCCATTGGTGATCAAATGTTATTAGAGGTTTTATCAGAAAAATCTAGTACACAAATGAAGTCGATCGTTACAACGATCCAACAAGAACAAAACAAGATTATTAGAAATACTAGTGCTGATTTATTATTTGTTCAAGGTGCAGCTGGTTCTGGTAAGACTAGTGCAATTTTGCAAAGAATTGCGTTCTTGCTATATCGCTATCGTGGTAATTTAACTTCTAGTGATGTAATTATGTTCAGCCCTAACCAATTATTTAATGATTATATTAAAAATGTTCTGCCTGAAATGGGTGAACAAAATATGGTCCAGATGACTTACTGGCAATTTGTTTCACGTAGACTGCCTGGAATGACTGTCGAGAATTTATTCGATCAATTTGAAGATAACAGAGCTGACACCAATATTAGCAAGTTTAAGGATTCAGTTAATTTCTTTAACTTGTTAACACGTTATGCTAAGCATTTGAATCAGCGTGGGGTAGTTTTCAAGAATATTTACTTCCGTGATAAAAAGAAACCTTATTTTGATAAAGAAAAGATCAAGGAAATTTATTATTCATTTAATTCAAACTACACTTTAGCTAATCGAATTGAAGCAACACGCGAAGAATTAATCAAGATGCTTAACCGGAAGGTGACACCAGAAACTAAAAAAGCTTGGGTATCACGAACGATTGAGGGTATGAGCCAAGAACAATTAAATGAACTGTATGATCGTCCAGACCAAGAATTTGAATCTGAAGCAAAAGAAGAAGCATTCTTGGGTAGAAAGATTGTACTTCAATCATTGAAAGGCGTTCACAAGCGAATTTTGCACAATAATTTTATTAATATGCGTGCACAATATCTTAGCTTTTTGCGTGCTGTACCTAAGATGATTGATCTATCTAAGTGGGGAATTGATGTAGACGAGTGGCTTGCTCATGTTGAAGACGTGAAGAATAATTTTAAAAAGCACAGTATTTCAATGAGTGATGTTTCTGCATATCTATATCTTTATGACATGGTAACTGGTCGTAGAACTAATTATGAAATGCGCTATGCCTTTGTCGATGAAATTCAAGATTATACCCCGTTCCAATTAGCCTACCTTAAGTATAATTTCCCAAGAGCTAAATTTACGATGTTAGGGGATTTGAACCAAGCTATTTTCACTAAGGATGAAAGTCGTAGTTTACTTAAGCAGATTTCTGGCTTATTTGATCCAGAAAAAACTGATGTGGTGCAACTTACTAAGTCATATCGTTCTACCAAAGAATTGACCGATTTTACTAAGCAAATTTTGCGTCAAGGCGAGAAGATTGAATCATTTAATCGTAAAGGACCAAAGCCTGTTATTTGGGGTAGAGATAGCGAAGAAAAAGCAATTAATGTGTTAAAGAAAGTTTTAGAAGATAACGAAGAACACAAATTAACTACTGCGGTGATTACCAAGGATTTAGCTAGCGCTAAAAAAGTTCATAAAGAGCTTGCTAAAAAGGGCGAAAAAACTACGTTAATTGCTACTGCAAATCAACGTCTTGTCGATGGTACTTTGATAATTCCATCATACTTGGCAAAAGGATTAGAATTTGACGCTGTGGTTATGTGGGATGCTTCTAAAGAAAATTATCATCAGATTGATGAAACGCAATTAGTTTACACTGTTACATCTCGTGCAATGTACAAGTTAGATATAATTTATGTCGGTGAAAAGAGCCCACTTCTCGATGTTGATCCGGCTACTTACGTAGAAAAATAA
- a CDS encoding amino acid ABC transporter permease, whose protein sequence is MSLTYINEILPALFSGAGMTLSIFFLTIILATPLGILVSLGEMSKIKPLKWLVNFYVWIMRGTPLLLQLIFVFYGLPIIHIVFPRYQAALFAFVLNYAAYFAEIFRGGFQSIDEGQFEAAKVLRLTRFQTMTKIIIPQVIKIVLPSIGNEVINLIKDSSLVYVIGLGDLLRAGNVAMARDVTLVPLVLVGIIYLLLISICAFVMKKLEKHFSYYK, encoded by the coding sequence ATGTCTTTAACTTATATCAATGAAATTTTGCCGGCTTTATTTAGCGGTGCTGGTATGACTTTGAGTATTTTCTTTTTGACAATAATCTTAGCAACACCATTAGGAATATTGGTATCACTCGGAGAAATGAGCAAAATCAAGCCGCTTAAGTGGTTAGTTAATTTTTATGTTTGGATTATGAGAGGTACGCCGTTACTTTTACAATTAATTTTTGTGTTTTATGGTTTACCAATTATTCATATTGTTTTTCCTAGATATCAAGCAGCATTGTTTGCTTTTGTTTTGAATTATGCAGCATATTTCGCTGAAATTTTTCGTGGTGGTTTTCAATCAATTGATGAAGGACAATTTGAGGCAGCTAAAGTCTTGCGCTTAACTCGTTTCCAAACAATGACTAAGATTATTATTCCCCAGGTAATTAAGATTGTTTTGCCATCAATTGGTAACGAAGTAATTAACTTGATTAAGGATTCATCTTTAGTTTATGTGATCGGTTTAGGTGATCTTCTTAGAGCAGGTAATGTGGCTATGGCCAGAGATGTAACTCTAGTACCGCTTGTTTTAGTTGGGATAATTTATTTATTGCTAATCAGTATTTGTGCATTTGTAATGAAAAAACTTGAAAAGCACTTTTCTTATTACAAGTAG